CCCAGTCGGTGGGGCCGGCAAGGAAACAGTCGTTGTGGTGGCCGATGCGCGCCACCGCCGAGCCGTTGTACGCCTGCGAGGCGGTGAGCGCCGCCGTGCCGTACATCGTCCGCTTGAGCTTGGGGGTCCGGAGCTGAACCATCCGCGAGGCGGGAAGCACGCTGAGCAGCTTGTCCACCACGGCCTTGCGGTTGTTCCAGTCGGCTGACGACACCACGCCCGCGTTGCCGAAGTTCTGGGTGTAGTACCACTCGCCCCACGCGCCGACGAAGCCCGTCTGCACCACGGCGATGACATCGCTGTTGGCGCTCAGGTACGGCGCCAGCTGATCCAGGTGCGCGGCCACCCGGCTCGGGGACGCGTCGTCCCCCGTCTCCGAGGTGGTGTACGCGAAGCGGAGGATCATCTTGAGCCCCGCGGACCGGACGATGTTCGCCTGCCGCTGGAAGCGGTCCAGCTGGGCCTGGCTGATGGGGCTGTTCTTGAACTCCCCGAGGTAGAAGACGCAGATCACCTGGGTGATCTTCTGGGTCTCCCGGTAGCCCTTCAGCGTGGTGGCGGAGAAGTCGGTGGTGCCACAGTCGTTGGTGTAGCGGTAGAAGCCGCGCTCCGGGTTGGCGATCGTCGCGGTGCTCGCCGAGTACCAGGTCGTCGTGCCCGAGGCCGGGCCTCCACTGTAGACGTGGGTGGCCTTGGCGGAGGTCTCCATGGGCGGTTCGATCTGGAAGACGAGGTCCGCGTCGTTTGGGGTCGCGGTCTCCCCGAGGTCTGCCCGGGCCACCGTCCAGCGGGCCGTGCTCCCGGTGACCGTATGCGGCACCGTCGCGACGAACTGCCAACTCCACCCGCCCCCCAGGTGCTTGTAGAGCGCGGTGTTCTCCATCAGGTACTCCGCGCCAATGCCCCCCTGCGCGTAACCCGTCCCGGCGTTCCGGTCCACGTCGATGTAGGCCCGCCGGAAGGTAGGCGTTCCGGTGTGCTGGAACTCGTAGGTGACATGGGTGGCGTCATTGCTCAGCGCCACCCCGGAGATGGCGGCCTGGGCGGGAGAGGCCAGCAGCGCAAGCAGCAGGGACATCCAAGGCCACGGTTGAGGCATGGTTCGCTCCTCTAACGGCAGGGGGAGGATGCGGACTTAGCATGTCTTCCCTGATTAACAGGGAAAAGTCTTACCGGGGGCACGGGCCCTAGCGGCGGCCGGGCACGGGGGTCATGGTGCGCGGAGGCGAAGACGGGGGCGGTGTCGAGTTGCCCCCCAGGCGCACGGCGCTCAGGACCGCGGCCTGCCCCGGCTCGTCCAGGCGGATGGGCACCTGGATGAAGAACTCCTGGATGCGTTCCCGGAACAGGGGCATCCGGCACTGCTCGCCCACGAGAATCACCTCGTCCATGTCCCCCGGGAACAGGGTCTTCTGGCCGAGCACCTGCTCACACAGGCGGATCGCCGAGTCGATGAGCGGCTTGGCCATGGCCTCCAGATCCTTCCGGGTGAGGACGGCCTCGAAATCGCCGGCCTGCCCCGCGGCATTCACCGCGGCCAGGGGCACCCGGATCCGGGTCTCCGGCTGCTCCGAGAGCTGGATCTTCGCGAACTCCGCCGCGCTGGCCATCCGGTAGAGGGCCGCGGGGTTGGTCCGGTCCGCCGCCAGCCGGTAGCCCTGGGGGAACATGCGCAGCAGCCGCTCCAGCACGCGCTTGTCCAGCTCGAAGCCGCACAGCGAGCCAATGCCCTCCGTGGCGAGCACCTGGCACTGCCGCGCCGAGTAGCGCACGAGCGAGGCCTGAAAGTGGCCCCCGCCCCAGTCGCACACCATGGCGGTGCGCTCGGCCTTGCCCGGGTGGCGGGGGAAGGCGCCCAGGGCCACGGCGGTGGGCTCGGAGATGACCCGCTCGACGTGCAGCCCCGCCAGGGCCGCCGCCGCCGTCATGGTCTGCGGCAGCGGGTCCTCCTTGCGCGTGGGCGGCACGGTGAGCACCGCCCGGTAGACGGGCTGGCTCAGGAAGTTCTGGGCCCGCTCCCGGGCCTCGATGAGCAGCAGCGCGGCCAGCTCCCGCGCGGCGAAGGTGCGGTTGCCCAGCACCGCCGCGGGCAGGCCATCGTCGCCCTTCACGAGCTGGCAGCGCAGCTGGTCATACAGCCACCGCATCTTCGGATCGCCGAACGGCGCCGCCAGCAGCCCCTTGATGGCCCAGGTGGCCAGGGCGGGCACGGAGGCCTGCTGCTGCCGGGCGGCGGAGCCCGTCACCATGCGCCCGCCGGAGGCCAGCGCCACCACCGAGGGCGTCCCATCCGCGCGCCCCGAGGGGACACACACGGCCTGGGCCCCCTTGAGGACGGCCACACGGCACGTCGTCGTGCCCAGGTCCACGGCGATGACGGGTCCCTGGGAGCGGGTGGCGGGCTCTGGGGGCCGGACCCGGTCCAGGGGACAATCGGTGACTTGGAGCTGCGCCGGGTTCATTCGAAGGCAAAGAGTCTACGCCCCCTGAAAAACCAATGGGGCGGAAAGACGAGGGCCCTCGCTCCCACGAAGGGAGGAGGGCCCCAGAACATCCCTTGACTGCCCGGACTCAGGCCGTCTTCGGGTCCATCGGGGCCTTGGGCTCGCGGGCCGCGGCGCGCTCATCCAGCCAGATGGTGAGCGGGCTGGCGATGTACACGGACGAGTAGGTGCCCACGAGGATGCCGACGAGCATCGCCGCGGCGAAGTCCCAGATCTCGCCCACGCCGAAGATGAGCAGACCCACCAGCGACAGCGCGGTGGTGCCGGAGGTGAGGATGGTGCGGCCCAGGGTGTCGTTGATGGCGATGTTGATGACCTCCGCCAGCGGCTTGCCCTGGAACTTGTTCATGTCCTCGCGGATGCGGTCGTAGATGACGATGGTGTCGTTGACCGAGTAGCCGACGATGGTCAGCAGGGCCGCGATGGAGGTGAGGTTGAACTCGCGCCGGCTCACCAGATAGAAGCCGGCCACCATCACCACGTCATGGAGCATGGCCAGCAGCGCGCCGGGGCCAAACTTGAAGTCGAACCGGAACGCCACGTACACGAGGATGGCGAACATCGCGTACACCAGCGCCATGATGCCGCGGTTGCGCAGCTGCTTGCCCACCTGCGGGCCCACGTAGTCCACGCGCCGCTGCTCGAAGTCCTGCGACCCCTGGCCCTGGCTCAGCGCGGAGAACACCTTGTCCGCCATGCCGCTGGCGACCACCTGGTAGTCGAAGCCGCTGCCGCCCTGCGCCGCGCCCAGCTCGCGCACTTCCTGCACGCCCGTGCCCGACTTCTGCACCGCGTCCTTGATGGCCTGAGAGGTGAGTGCGGAGGCCGAGCGGAAGTTGATGATGCCGTTGGCCAGGTCCGGGTAGACGTTGCTCACGGAGCCCAGGCCCTCCAGGGCCGCCTTGGCGGACTCCGCGTTCTGCTCGGTGAGCTGGGTGACGCCCCCCATGCGCAGCAGGAACGTGTTCTCGCCCGAGGAGCCGATGCCCTGGACCGACACGTCGTGCAGGCCGCCGGCCTCGGCGCGCTTGCGCACATCGGCCGCCGAGATGGAGTGGTTGAACTTCAGCTCCACCACGGTGCCGCCCGCGAAGTCGACGCCGAAGTTGAAGCCGAAGATGGCGATCCCCACCAGGATGGCCAGGTTCACGACCGTGGAGATGTAGACGGCGATCTTCCGCTTGCCGATGAAGTCGATGTTCGTCTTGTTCTTGATGATCTGCATGGCAGTCCCTTCCCCAGCCTCAGACCGAGACCGTCTGCGCGTTACGGCCGTGGATGAAGTAGGTGGTGATGGTGCGCGTCACCACGATGGACGTGTAGAGCGAGGCGATCAGGCCGATGATCATCGTGGTGGCGAAGCCGCGGATGGGCCCCGTTCCCGTGGCGAAGAGGATGAAGCCGGCGATGAGCGCGGTGACGTGCGAGTCGAAGATGGTCCAGAACGCCCGGTCATACCCCTGGTCCACCGCCTGGCGCGCCGTCTTGCCGTGGCTCAGTTCCTCGCGGATGCGCTCGTTGATGAGCACGTTGGCATCCACCGCCACGCCCAGCGTCAGCACGAAGCCGGCGATGCCCGGCAGCGTCAGCGTGGCGTTGAAGATGGCCAGGCCCGCCAGGATGAGCAGGCCGTTGAGCAGCAGCGCCGCGTCCGCGATGAGGCCCGCGCCCTTGTAGTAGAGCGCCATGAAGGCAATCACCAGCGCCAGGCCGACGATGGCCGCCAGGCTGCCCTTGCGGATGAGCTCGTCGCCCATGGAGGCACCCACCTGGCGGATTTCACCCGTCGTCACCGGGGCGGGCAGCGCGCCCGCCTTCAGCACGAGCGCCAGCGTCTGCGCCTCGGAGAACCACTCGTCGCGCGACTTGCCACCGGGGTTGCCCATGGTGATGCGCGCGCTGCCACCGGCGATCTTCTCGTTGATGCGCGGCGCCGACTGCACGTAGTCGTCCAGGATGATGGCCATGCGCCGGCCCACGCCCGCCTCGGTCAGCCGCTCGAACTCGCGCGCGCCCGCCGCGTCGAAGGTGATGTTCACCTCCGGCTCGTTGAGCTCGCTGAACCGGGCGTCCGCGCTCGACAGGCTCTCACCCGTCAGCGGGGAGTCCTTCTCCACGAGGTAGGTGCGGTACGAGAGGCACTCGTTCTTCTTCACCGGGTTGGCCACGCACTCCAGGAGCACCTCGCGGTTCTCCGGCGTCTTGTCCTTCACGTAGGCCAGCATCGCCTCGCGGTTGGGGCCCTGCAGCTGCGGGAAGCCCTCCTCGGCGGTGACGATGATGTTGCTGTTCTCCGGCGGCGGCGTCTTCTCGTGCATCTGCTGGAAGAAGGCCGGGTTGGTGTCATCCACCATGCGGAACTCGAGCTGCGCGGTGGTGCCCACCAGCTCCTTGGCCTGCTCCGGATCCGAGCGGCCCGGCAGGGAGATCTGGATGGAGTCGGTGCCCATCTTGCGCACGTCGAGCTCCGCCACGCCCCACTTGTCGATGCGGTTGCGGATGACGAGCATGGCCTGGTCCACGGCCTCGCCGCGGAAGAAGCTCGTCTGGCTCTCGTCCGGGGCCAGCACCAGCGTGGCGCCATCCC
This genomic interval from Stigmatella aurantiaca contains the following:
- the secD gene encoding protein translocase subunit SecD, with amino-acid sequence MDRGWWWKFGMIVAVTLGTLWLLVPTYYSLAVLNRAERNNLAILEERLPAWAPPAKYRLNLGLDLQGGIHMVMRVDTKTALQKRTERRGQQIVRYITQDKKLGELKADSNPEALTLTLTAAEPATMDAIEKEVLATFNDFTRVSRDGATLVLAPDESQTSFFRGEAVDQAMLVIRNRIDKWGVAELDVRKMGTDSIQISLPGRSDPEQAKELVGTTAQLEFRMVDDTNPAFFQQMHEKTPPPENSNIIVTAEEGFPQLQGPNREAMLAYVKDKTPENREVLLECVANPVKKNECLSYRTYLVEKDSPLTGESLSSADARFSELNEPEVNITFDAAGAREFERLTEAGVGRRMAIILDDYVQSAPRINEKIAGGSARITMGNPGGKSRDEWFSEAQTLALVLKAGALPAPVTTGEIRQVGASMGDELIRKGSLAAIVGLALVIAFMALYYKGAGLIADAALLLNGLLILAGLAIFNATLTLPGIAGFVLTLGVAVDANVLINERIREELSHGKTARQAVDQGYDRAFWTIFDSHVTALIAGFILFATGTGPIRGFATTMIIGLIASLYTSIVVTRTITTYFIHGRNAQTVSV
- a CDS encoding DUF4832 domain-containing protein — translated: MPQPWPWMSLLLALLASPAQAAISGVALSNDATHVTYEFQHTGTPTFRRAYIDVDRNAGTGYAQGGIGAEYLMENTALYKHLGGGWSWQFVATVPHTVTGSTARWTVARADLGETATPNDADLVFQIEPPMETSAKATHVYSGGPASGTTTWYSASTATIANPERGFYRYTNDCGTTDFSATTLKGYRETQKITQVICVFYLGEFKNSPISQAQLDRFQRQANIVRSAGLKMILRFAYTTSETGDDASPSRVAAHLDQLAPYLSANSDVIAVVQTGFVGAWGEWYYTQNFGNAGVVSSADWNNRKAVVDKLLSVLPASRMVQLRTPKLKRTMYGTAALTASQAYNGSAVARIGHHNDCFLAGPTDWGTYENTSVEYPYLSAETAYLPMGGETCNVNPPRSDCATALNEMALFHYSYMNEDYHASVVSGWTSGGCRPEIDRRLGYRFSLVSATLPTSASRGGALALSIALKNEGWAAPYNPRNVELVLRHTSSGAVYRLPLAGDPRRWAPGTNVTLSQSVTLPAGMATGTYALLLNLPDPATALNTRPEYAIQLANANVWETSTGFNSLQRTVNVQ
- the secF gene encoding protein translocase subunit SecF, whose translation is MQIIKNKTNIDFIGKRKIAVYISTVVNLAILVGIAIFGFNFGVDFAGGTVVELKFNHSISAADVRKRAEAGGLHDVSVQGIGSSGENTFLLRMGGVTQLTEQNAESAKAALEGLGSVSNVYPDLANGIINFRSASALTSQAIKDAVQKSGTGVQEVRELGAAQGGSGFDYQVVASGMADKVFSALSQGQGSQDFEQRRVDYVGPQVGKQLRNRGIMALVYAMFAILVYVAFRFDFKFGPGALLAMLHDVVMVAGFYLVSRREFNLTSIAALLTIVGYSVNDTIVIYDRIREDMNKFQGKPLAEVINIAINDTLGRTILTSGTTALSLVGLLIFGVGEIWDFAAAMLVGILVGTYSSVYIASPLTIWLDERAAAREPKAPMDPKTA
- a CDS encoding Hsp70 family protein, encoding MNPAQLQVTDCPLDRVRPPEPATRSQGPVIAVDLGTTTCRVAVLKGAQAVCVPSGRADGTPSVVALASGGRMVTGSAARQQQASVPALATWAIKGLLAAPFGDPKMRWLYDQLRCQLVKGDDGLPAAVLGNRTFAARELAALLLIEARERAQNFLSQPVYRAVLTVPPTRKEDPLPQTMTAAAALAGLHVERVISEPTAVALGAFPRHPGKAERTAMVCDWGGGHFQASLVRYSARQCQVLATEGIGSLCGFELDKRVLERLLRMFPQGYRLAADRTNPAALYRMASAAEFAKIQLSEQPETRIRVPLAAVNAAGQAGDFEAVLTRKDLEAMAKPLIDSAIRLCEQVLGQKTLFPGDMDEVILVGEQCRMPLFRERIQEFFIQVPIRLDEPGQAAVLSAVRLGGNSTPPPSSPPRTMTPVPGRR